ATAAAGGGCTAGGGACCTAAGGAGTTGCTTCAAACCGAGACACTTTGAAGCCATTCTTTTCCAGCTGATGAAGAATTCCGTCCTGGCCGACTAAATGAGCTGCACCTACAAGAACAAGCTCCGGCTCAGGAGTTTTGATAAGCTCCTCAATTCGAGGCTGCCAATTCTTGTTCCGCGAGATCAGGAGAGTCTCGTAAACCTTCGGAAAACGCTTCTTCATTTTATTAGAAATAAGCTCTTCGAGCTTCTTATCATCTCCCGCCCTCCAAGCTTTTAACAAGTCTCCCATCACTGAGCTCGTTTCATTGAGATCTTGCAAAGTAGCTAAAACCATCTCGCTTTCATTACCCTTCCCGATATTTATCAGGAAATCCATCTGCTCCTCAATTGTCTCAAGCCCCTCTAACTTTTTACCATCCTTTTTAGCCTGATTTTGGAAGTACATATCCACACCAGACTCCTTTATGCCAAGCTTCTGCATTTCTATATCACTAATAGCTAAGAGAATGAGCGGAATTTTCATCACGCTAAAAGTAGCCATAGGGATTTTGGCGGACTGACAGTATGCTTCTAAGGCTTGATAAGCTTCTTCGTTTAGAATTTTGTCAATGGTGGTGCCATCCATGTACATACCTTTAGTCAACAACATGTTCTGCATTGCAGGATCTTTGGCGCGTTCTAGATCCGCCTCTAAAATCACATGTTCAACTCTAGCATAAGCTTGATCATACTCGACTGGTAGCGGGTAATCAGATTTTCTCAACACGTGACAAGTTCCACCCAAATAGGTCACGTAGCCATCGTTGCCCTCAACTTTCCACATCGAGGTCTTCGCCTCTAGCACCGTGCATAATGCGTAGAGAA
The DNA window shown above is from Verrucomicrobiota bacterium and carries:
- a CDS encoding TraB/GumN family protein, translated to MKKTQKILWIDKVTKKLISGVFILYALCTVLEAKTSMWKVEGNDGYVTYLGGTCHVLRKSDYPLPVEYDQAYARVEHVILEADLERAKDPAMQNMLLTKGMYMDGTTIDKILNEEAYQALEAYCQSAKIPMATFSVMKIPLILLAISDIEMQKLGIKESGVDMYFQNQAKKDGKKLEGLETIEEQMDFLINIGKGNESEMVLATLQDLNETSSVMGDLLKAWRAGDDKKLEELISNKMKKRFPKVYETLLISRNKNWQPRIEELIKTPEPELVLVGAAHLVGQDGILHQLEKNGFKVSRFEATP